The genomic window ACTAATAATTTTTTATATTTTTGTCATAGCTAAGCAATGTGAGAAGAGGAAATTTCTTGCAAAAGCTTATGAGTTATGTTCAATCCTAAAATGTTAAATATGATAACGCCCAATCCCGGACTTCAGGTTTTACAGAATACGCTGAACCTGCCTAAAAAAGAATTGATACTGGAGATAGAACTAAATGGAAAGATGAAGTTCGAACATCTGATGAATGCTATTTACCATCAGTTCGGGATCTGCCACAAAGTGTTGTCGGCCAATGTAGAATATTTTAACGGAATGAGTTTCGGTACGGTTCAGCTGTACATCAATGTTTATCAGGAAGATTTTGAGCAGCTCGAATATTATCTTAATAAAAATAAGCTTTTGAATACCACGGTAGAATATACCTGCCGGAAATATTTATAAGTGATTTCATATGGTTTTGATTACAAGAAACGGCTGTCGGTTCATGGCAGCCGTTTTACTTTTATCTTCAGTAAAAATTAGTACAGAAGAGCTTTATAAACAAAAAACCGCCGAAAGGCGGTTTCTATATGATAAGTAAATTTAAATTCTCTCAATATCGGCACCGATGGCTTTAAGCCTGCCGTCGATGTTTTCATACCCCCGGTCGATCTGTTCGATGTTGTGGATAATCGATTTTCCTTCTGCGGAAAGAGCAGCGATTAAAAGAGCATTCCCGGCTCTGATATCCGGGGAAACCATGGTTGTGCCTCTTAAAGGTGTTTCCTGGTTTAGCCCGATTACCGTTGCCCTGTGCGGATCGCAAAGGATAATTTGTGCACCCATATCGATTAATTTATCTACAAAGAATAATCTCGATTCAAACATTTTCTGATGCACCAGAAGGCTTCCTTTAGCCTGGGTAGCAACAACCAGAATAATAGACAGCAGGTCCGGAGTGAATCCCGGCCATGGCGCATCGGAAATCGTTAAGATGGATCCGTCGATAAATTTCTGTATTTTATAATGTTCCTGAGCAGGAATAAAAATGTCATCATTGCTCTGTTCAAGCTCGATCCCCAATTTTCTGAACGTATTCGGGATAACACCCAGCTGGTTCCAGTTTACATTTTTGATGGTGATTTCAGATTTGGTCATTGCAGCAAGACCGATCCATGATCCGATTTCCACCATATCCGGAAGCATTGTGTGTTCCGTTCCGTGAAGATATTCTACGCCTTCGATGGTCAATAAATTAGAACCGATTCCGGAGATATTGGCACCCATTCTGTTCAGCATTTTGCACAGCTGCTGAAGATAAGGTTCGCACGCGGCATTGTAGATTCTTGTTTTTCCTTTTGCCAGCGCAGCAGCCATCACGATATTGGCAGTTCCCGTTACGGAAGCTTCTTCCAGAAGGATGAATTTTCCGTTGAGTTCCTTTGCTTTTAAAGAATAAAAGTATTCTTCCTCGTCATAATGAAATTCCGCACCAAGCTCTACCAATCCCTGAAAATGGGTATCGAGTCTTCTTCTCCCGATCTTGTCACCTCCGGGAGTCGGCATATAGGCCTCCCCGTATCTTGCAAGCATCGGACCCATCAGCATAATCGAACCTCTCAGCTTAGCGCCGTCTTTTTTAAACTCACTGGACTTTACATAATCAAAATTTACCTTGTCGGATTTGAAAGTATAATCCCCGTGACCATTTTTAGTAACCTTCACGCCGAAGTCACCAAGGATCTCAATTAATCGATTAACGTCGTGGATATCCGGAATATTTTTAATTCTTACTTCCTCATCGGTCAGCAAAACAGCACAAAGAATCTGAAGGGCTTCGTTTTTTGCCCCCTGTGGAGTGATTTCACCTTGCAGTCTCTTTCCTCCTCTTATCTGAAATGTTCCACTCATGTCTACTTTCTGTTTTTGTTATGATTGTTATTGTTGTTATTGTGCCGTCTTTTGTTGTTTTGGTTATTCCGGTTGTTGTTCCGGTTGTTGTTACTTTGGTTGTTCCGGTTGTTATTGTTGGTGCTGTAGTATATTTTACTCTTTTCAAGCGTGTCGATTCCGGTAAGGTCCAACCTGTTTTCCGAAAGTTCCTTCAGATGACGGAAAATCACATCATCGGTAACGTGTTCCTTATTATATACATTGTAAGACTTCTTCATGTTATTGGCAATCACTTCGATCAGCGCTTCCTTTTCGTCGCCCTGTTCCAGTTCGATTGCTTTTTCGATCAGCTGAAGAATACTTTTCCCGTAAAATTTAAAATCGCCCTGAAGTTTGGGATATTCCATTCTTTTAGGTTTCTCTTCAAGTTCTTCTTTGGTAGGAAAAGGGTAGGGTGCATCTACATCCAGGTCATAATTGGCTAAAATATAGAGGTGGTCCCAAAGTTTATGTTTATAATTTTCTTCGTCTCGCAGCTGCGGGTTTCTCTGACCCATAAAATCAATGATTCCCATTGCCATTTCACTTCTTTCTTCTTTTGAGGAAAGCTCTTTGCAACGTTCAACCAACTGTTGTATAATTCTGCCGTATTCAGGCAAATGAAGCTGAGTTTTTTGGGTGTTGTATTCCATAGTCTGCAAATATATGGATTAATAGAAAAAATGTACCGAAAATCTTAAAAGTTTATGATTTTTTAATGAATATTTTATGTAACGATTTGCTGAGGTTTTTTGGTAATAATAAAAAATATTTCTCTTCTGTTAGAATTTATATTAATAAAAATGTAATTTAGTTAACACTTCAATAATTAAAATTTATCATATGAAAAAAAGACATTACTTACTTTCAGTAGTCGGTTTGTTGCTGGTCAGCTCCTGTCAGAACAATGATGAAATAATCAGCGAAAACCATGAACAGTCTGAGGTTCATGCTAAAATTGTGAACGTTACCCATCATGACGGCCGGCCGTTCAGTACCGGAACATCTTCTTCCACCGGGAAATTTGTTGCGGGCCCGGGCGGCAGTGTGCTCATGCAGGGCTTTTACTGGGACGTCCCGGATGGCGGGAACTGGTGGAACACTGTAAAATCAAAGGTGACCGACTGGTCGAATGCGGGAATCGGGGCCATCTGGCTTCCGCCGGCTTCCAAAGCGCAGAATGGGGCTTATTCTATGGGATATGACCCTACCGATTATTACGATTTCGGAAACTACAACCAGAACGGAAGTGTGGAAACGCGTTTCGGTTCGAGAGCAGAGCTGGAATCCCTGATTACAAAAGCCCATACCGAAAATATGCAGGTATATGCCGACATCGTGATCAACCACAACAGCGGCGGGCAGTCGGAATACAATCCGTATGTAGGTTCAAATACATGGACTAATTTTTCGGGAGTTGCCTCAGGGAAATTTCCAAGAAACTATAACGATTTTTATAAGAATTCTTACGGAAATAATGATGAGGGGGCTTTCGGTGGATTTCCCGATTTATGCCATGCCAATCCGTATGTGCAGGACTGGCTTTGGGGAAGGGACGATTCGGTAGGAAAATATTATAAGAACGTGATGAAATTTGACGGCTGGCGGTTCGACTACGTTAAAGGCTTCGGGGCCTGGGTAGTAAATAACTGGAATTCCAATGTCGGCGGTTTCTCTGTCGGAGAATTGTGGGATTCCAACGTCAACACCTTAGAATCCTGGGCGAATAATGCCAACAGTTCCGTATTTGACTTCGCTGCCTATTACAAAATGGATGAAGCTTTCGATAACGGAAACCTGAATGTGCTGAATGATGATATGATGTGGAAAAGAAATCCTTTCAAAGCGGTAACCTTTGTAGCGAATCATGATACGGATATTATTTACAATAAAATGCCGGCATATGCGTATATTCTTACCCATGAAGGCTATCCCACAATCTTCTACAGGGATTACGAAGAATGGCTCAGCAAAGAAAGACTAAATAACCTGATCTGGATTCATAATAATAAGGCTACCGGAACGACTTCGATCCTGTATACGGATAATGACGAATATATTGCCCGCAGAAACGGCTACAACGGAAATCCGGGATTGGTAGTATATATCAACAGTTCTTCAAGCTGGCAGGAAAGATGGATCCAAACCAATTGGGCCAGCCAGCAGATCAAGGATTTTACCGGCAACTCGTCCTGGTATCCGACTACGCAGGGAGACAAATGGGTGAAGATCCAGTGTCCGCCGAATTCGTATTCTGTTTGGTCTTTAAATCAGTAAATACTGTTTAAAATCTTGAAGCACTGAAGGTTTTTTTAAATGATATTAGATAATAAAGTTCTCAGGAATAAAAATCTTTGATTTTGATTCTTATGTGTTCTAAAAATACGCGTAATGCTTTTAAACATTAAATCTAATGTGACTCATGTATTAAAAAATTTCGTTACTTCAAGGTTATATGGTCCACAACAACTAAAGACTGCTTCCAAGAGCAGTCTTTAGTCTTTTTTATACTGATAAATTACAATATCTTTTACCTGTATCTGAAAAACTTCCGGCATCAGGCTTCCACCTTCCAGCCTATCAAACCTGTATAAATTTTTTTCGCTCCTCAGGCGTAGGTAAATAACATTTTTGGTTAGCCAGTTTCATTCGGTTTTCGGAAATTTTATCATAAACCTTGTCACTAAGAAATTTCGGAACTAGTTTTCCGATGGCCGAGAGTTTGTAAACTCCACCCAGCAGATCCGCGATTTTCAGTACAGCCCTTGATTTTTCGAGATAATACCGGTTGGGTTTCCACAGGTACATGGTATTGAAAACCTTTGTATTTAAACCTCTTTCGGATAAAAATTTCTGCCCGAAATCCGATTGAAGAGAAGCAAACATAAACCGGTTCTTCTTATCTCTCTCCAAAATCCGCTGCACCCAAAAGTTGCAGACTCCGCAATCTCCGTCGAAGAATACAATGTGCTTGTCCTGCCAGTTCTCTTCCATACTCTTGTTTTTTAAAGCGACATTTTCCGTTCAGTTTCCTGTTTTTCTCTTTTGAAATAATCTGTAAGAATCTTTCTTTGCGCATCCGTAAGTTTAGCATCCTGATGACCGATAAAGTAAGATTCCAGAGGCATTTCCTTTTTCTCCACCATTTCTATACATTCCTGCAATTTGTGTGCCTGTGTTTTAGGCTCATAAACTGCAAAAGTAGAAAAATTCAGCTCTTTTCTGCCCTCATCGATGTGGTTTTTTAAAATCCACGAAGACGGGGCAATATTGGCATACCATGGATATCGCGTCTCATTGGAATGGCAGTCATAACACGAGCGGTTGATAATGGATGCCACTTCGGGAGGCGTATTTTTTATTCTTATAAAATCCATTCCCGGTGTTGGGGCCGGATTTTTCTTATCGATCGGAAAAAACTGGATGATAATGAAAGCTACGAGAATAACGGTGAATACTTTTTTCATAATGTATTGTTGAGGATTTGATGTTACAGTTTAAGCTAATATGTATCACAAACTTTAAAAAGCAACGGTGGATTTCTGTATATCAACTGTTAGATTTTATTTGTTTTTTTAAATAATTTATTAAGGTATATAGCAGTTTCCAAACTTATAAAATTAATTAAATTTTCAATAATAAAAAATAGAAAATGATAGGGCAACAGCAATTTTAGATTAAATTATTTCAAATATGAATATTTAACCTTTTGTTGTATTTCAATTAATGCAAAATTTACTAATTTAATTGCACGGATTGAATAACTTCAGGGAATGCTTACTTACGTTAATTTTTAATTATTGTTTTTAACTATTGTAAAAATATTTTTGATAGATTGTATTTATAGCGTAACAATTGTAAGTTTGCTTCATTCAAAATGACAAAACTGTTTATCAACATAAAAAAATTTACAACGATATGGAAAATACTTCAGGAGACATCAGCAAATGTCCTTTTCACAATGGAAGCATGAAGGAAGAAAAGAAAGAAAATGTTGCCGGCGGCGGTACTCAAAACAAAGACTGGTGG from Chryseobacterium sp. SORGH_AS_0447 includes these protein-coding regions:
- a CDS encoding heme-binding domain-containing protein: MKKVFTVILVAFIIIQFFPIDKKNPAPTPGMDFIRIKNTPPEVASIINRSCYDCHSNETRYPWYANIAPSSWILKNHIDEGRKELNFSTFAVYEPKTQAHKLQECIEMVEKKEMPLESYFIGHQDAKLTDAQRKILTDYFKREKQETERKMSL
- a CDS encoding alpha-amylase, producing MKKRHYLLSVVGLLLVSSCQNNDEIISENHEQSEVHAKIVNVTHHDGRPFSTGTSSSTGKFVAGPGGSVLMQGFYWDVPDGGNWWNTVKSKVTDWSNAGIGAIWLPPASKAQNGAYSMGYDPTDYYDFGNYNQNGSVETRFGSRAELESLITKAHTENMQVYADIVINHNSGGQSEYNPYVGSNTWTNFSGVASGKFPRNYNDFYKNSYGNNDEGAFGGFPDLCHANPYVQDWLWGRDDSVGKYYKNVMKFDGWRFDYVKGFGAWVVNNWNSNVGGFSVGELWDSNVNTLESWANNANSSVFDFAAYYKMDEAFDNGNLNVLNDDMMWKRNPFKAVTFVANHDTDIIYNKMPAYAYILTHEGYPTIFYRDYEEWLSKERLNNLIWIHNNKATGTTSILYTDNDEYIARRNGYNGNPGLVVYINSSSSWQERWIQTNWASQQIKDFTGNSSWYPTTQGDKWVKIQCPPNSYSVWSLNQ
- a CDS encoding DUF4290 domain-containing protein — encoded protein: MEYNTQKTQLHLPEYGRIIQQLVERCKELSSKEERSEMAMGIIDFMGQRNPQLRDEENYKHKLWDHLYILANYDLDVDAPYPFPTKEELEEKPKRMEYPKLQGDFKFYGKSILQLIEKAIELEQGDEKEALIEVIANNMKKSYNVYNKEHVTDDVIFRHLKELSENRLDLTGIDTLEKSKIYYSTNNNNRNNQSNNNRNNNRNNQNNKRRHNNNNNNHNKNRK
- a CDS encoding NIL domain-containing protein, which gives rise to MITPNPGLQVLQNTLNLPKKELILEIELNGKMKFEHLMNAIYHQFGICHKVLSANVEYFNGMSFGTVQLYINVYQEDFEQLEYYLNKNKLLNTTVEYTCRKYL
- the murA gene encoding UDP-N-acetylglucosamine 1-carboxyvinyltransferase, which encodes MSGTFQIRGGKRLQGEITPQGAKNEALQILCAVLLTDEEVRIKNIPDIHDVNRLIEILGDFGVKVTKNGHGDYTFKSDKVNFDYVKSSEFKKDGAKLRGSIMLMGPMLARYGEAYMPTPGGDKIGRRRLDTHFQGLVELGAEFHYDEEEYFYSLKAKELNGKFILLEEASVTGTANIVMAAALAKGKTRIYNAACEPYLQQLCKMLNRMGANISGIGSNLLTIEGVEYLHGTEHTMLPDMVEIGSWIGLAAMTKSEITIKNVNWNQLGVIPNTFRKLGIELEQSNDDIFIPAQEHYKIQKFIDGSILTISDAPWPGFTPDLLSIILVVATQAKGSLLVHQKMFESRLFFVDKLIDMGAQIILCDPHRATVIGLNQETPLRGTTMVSPDIRAGNALLIAALSAEGKSIIHNIEQIDRGYENIDGRLKAIGADIERI
- a CDS encoding thiol-disulfide oxidoreductase DCC family protein, which produces MEENWQDKHIVFFDGDCGVCNFWVQRILERDKKNRFMFASLQSDFGQKFLSERGLNTKVFNTMYLWKPNRYYLEKSRAVLKIADLLGGVYKLSAIGKLVPKFLSDKVYDKISENRMKLANQKCYLPTPEERKKFIQV